A stretch of the Theileria equi strain WA chromosome 1, complete sequence genome encodes the following:
- a CDS encoding hypothetical protein (encoded by transcript BEWA_026990A) — MSGGVTIKLGVKPKGDGTKDIQVTTHDYKDNGKEIIVTRTTDPPNFYRYTHTLQNGGGQFILKEVKDDKNSPIVIPKESDKKVTSVSAYYWKHDNGTNPPTKVILVEVATTGQDGTKYYKNSDGDKWVEKHNLSTNGEQLDMVLDQQNCYNNNAVTLDLTKDAYGIDGQQPCCNDHKGTDSKISVNEIPVNHNHAHHDHQHVGSENLTVKKYSIIGEKLAAIKLPGEKTRRSITLGGQSFPMDSVESVYALYSGDNQEPVLIYLSKKGDDQNSGWYKNPSSNGSKWEKADGLDGVTPDNITECKNWNSLVGELRDRGANLEDCQETIQQLRETRAGLRAGSKRTDKEEEEEEKKKGDQGTLGSKGGKGNAGSPGEEDESDKEDEDLPEVGTLKVESPVESNDELNFASLGCPLGGSSGSEVPVENPKLVAEDVEPQDDKDLLEAPAEEPENLPEATVLEPEEDAETQGERITANGSPDENDGILSVVDMDDLDSVASEDADLPKPKAVADPDSASTLDENSETNALISGREAASESKSVWVSK; from the coding sequence atgagcgGTGGAGTAACAATTAAGCTTGGTGTGAAGCCAAAAGGTGATGGTACTAAGGATATACAAGTTACTACTCATGACTATAAGGATAACGGAAAAGAAATTATTGTCACAAGAACCACGGACCCTCCTAACTTCTACAGGTATACTCATACTCTGCAGAATGGAGGAGGACAATTCATACTAAAGGaagttaaagatgataagaaTAGCCCTATAGTTATACCTAAAGAATCCGATAAAAAGGTGACATCGGTTTCTGCTTATTATTGGAAGCATGACAATGGTACTAATCCACCTACTAAGGTTATCCTAGTTGAAGTGGCCACTACTGGACAAGATGGAACGAAATATTATAAGAATAGCGATGGTGATAAGTGGGTTGAAAAACATAATCTCTCAACAAATGGTGAGCAACTTGACATGGTATTAGATCAACAGAACTGTTACAACAATAATGCAGTCACCCTAGATCTTACCAAAGATGCATATGGGATAGATGGACAACAGCCTTGTTGCAATGATCATAAAGGTACTGATTCCAAGATCTCTGTGAATGAAATACCAGTTAATCATAATCATGCACATCATGACCACCAACATGTGGGCTCAGAGAATCTTACAGTCAAaaaatactccattattGGCGAAAAATTGGCAGCCATCAAACTTCCTGGTGAAAAAACCAGGAGGAGCATAACTTTAGGTGGACAATCATTTCCTATGGATAGCGTAGAAAGTGTGTATGCATTATATTCTGGTGACAACCAGGAACCCGTCTTGATTTATCTTAGCAAGAAAGGTGATGATCAAAATTCTGGATGGTATAAGAATCCCTCCAGTAATGGTTCTAAATGGGAAAAGGCCGATGGGCTCGATGGTGTAACACCTGATAATATTACCGAATGCAAAAATTGgaattctcttgttggtgaACTAAGAGACCGTGGTGCTAACTTGGAAGACTGTCAAGAGACTATTCAACAACTACGAGAAACACGAGCAGGACTACGTGCTGGATCTAAACGTACTgataaagaagaggaggaggaagagaaaaagaaggGAGATCAAGGTACTCTTGGATCTAAGGGAGGTAAAGGTAATGCTGGTTCTCCTGgtgaagaggatgaatctgacaaagaagatgaggatcTCCCTGAAGTTGGTACTCTAAAAGTGGAAAGTCCGGTAGAATCCAATGATGAGCTTAACTTTGCTAGCCTTGGATGTCCATTGGGAGGATCCTCAGGTTCAGAAGTTCCTGTGGAGAATCCCAAACTTGTCGCTGAGGATGTGGAACCtcaagatgataaagatttACTAGAGGCTCCTGCAGAAGAACCTGAGAATCTACCAGAAGCTACTGTATTGGAACCTGAGGAGGACGCTGAAACTCAAGGAGAGAGGATAACTGCTAATGGATCTCCGGACGAAAATGATGGCATACTATCTGTTGTAGATATGGATGATTTAGATTCTGTAGCCTCTGAAGATGCTGATCTTCCTAAACCTAAAGCTGTTGCTGATCCTGATTCTGCTAGTACACTTGACGAAAATAGTGAAACTAATGCTCTTATTTCTGGTAGAGAAGCCGCTAGTGAGAGTAAAAGTGTGTGGGTAAGCAAgtag
- a CDS encoding hypothetical protein (encoded by transcript BEWA_027000A) — translation MVSELIGDRCIDSKEFGELIEKLGPQTLTEKEVLETLRGICPQNGKTVGRRTLGHALKTNNKVPTAKFDRFLKSLGIPEEQEMVDIEALAKALVACAP, via the exons ATGGTATCCGAGTTGATTGGCGATAGGTGCATCGATTCAAAAGAGTTTGGTGAGCTCATTGAGAAACTTGGTCCTCAGACTCTCACAGAAAAGGAAGTGTTGGAGACACTCAGG GGAATTTGTCCACAAAATGGAAAGACTGTTGGCAGAAGAACCCTTGGACATGCACTCAAAACGAATAATAAAGTACCCACTGCAAAATTTGATCGGTTTCTAAAGTCACTAGGGATTCCAGAGGAACAAGAAATGGTAGACATTGAGGCGCTCGCAAAAGCTCTCGTTGCATGTGCGCCGTGA
- a CDS encoding signal peptide-containing protein (encoded by transcript BEWA_027010A) translates to MKANLFSHPLFILFITVILQKYATAAPSRYSEFFNERTLIDIDVSGSPPNRIKVTPSMDFPGGLHYTIQSNSRHTHCIGTVTDLGCVVLEGDKKITSRNILIVPKEDDAMYVRVISIKKNKKGGSIARVREFFRKKENLAYIEIFREYIELNAMEQECSQYINARILFEYWDHSMTPEDLYILPVKYSVKPEFDLKVTIGMVRFGEYIVDDRVDGLLNREVIWEGGLDHPRIRVLSQYANGMEFDRVYTFSSELNKFVSRSTKRKSLTLRE, encoded by the coding sequence ATGAAGGCTAATTTATTTTCTCACCCACTGTTTATTCTATTTATCACTGTCATACTACAAAAGTATGCGACTGCCGCACCTTCCAGATATAGCGAGTTTTTTAATGAAAGAACTTTGATAGACATTGACGTTTCAGGGTCACCCCCAAATAGGATTAAGGTTACGCCATCTATGGACTTTCCAGGTGGTCTCCACTATACCATCCAAAGTAATTCCAGGCATACTCATTGTATTGGCACTGTAACCGACTTGGGTTGCGTTGTCTTGGAGGGGGACAAAAAAATAACCAGTAGAAATATACTTATAGTACCAAAGGAAGATGACGCAATGTACGTGAGAGTCATAAGTATaaaaaagaataaaaaagGCGGATCTATCGCAAGAGTTAGAGAGTTCTTTaggaagaaggaaaacTTGGCCTACATTGAGATATTCAGAGAATATATAGAATTGAATGCCATGGAGCAAGAGTGTAGTCAGTACATTAATGCGAGAATATTATTCGAATATTGGGATCATTCAATGACTCCAGAagatttgtacattttacCAGTAAAATACTCCGTTAAACCTGAATTTGACCTAAAGGTAACTATTGGTATGGTCCGTTTTGGTGAATATATTGTTGATGATAGAGTTGATGGACTGCTTAACAGGGAAGTAATATGGGAAGGCGGATTGGATCATCCCCGCATTAGAGTTTTATCGCAGTACGCAAATGGAATGGAGTTTGACAGAGTTTACACGTTTTCTAGCGAACTAAACAAGTTTGTGTCACGCTCTACAAAGAGAAAATCCTTGACTCTGAGGGAATAG
- a CDS encoding hypothetical protein (encoded by transcript BEWA_027020A), whose product MDLSNPNPELFEVEGEREGEGIYSGAINPFDEYCVTRIKYGDEILWVSRDDWECTHAEIYTTKDKVLIMAQFQRGGEIECEAVIRRQEDGSWEEVDIAESSRLILEIMVETEMLRTMVRRKHRGMLYDPLNYFTDFGQTSDLERIDPKELKRPYRLEEMEKIRAEKVNMLGTFKIVKRDLLEFIRQMGVMTFMLTVDGISQLGSIVLYGYNTVVDSVAAITRIIRRP is encoded by the coding sequence ATGGATCTCTCGAATCCAAACCCGGAGCTCTTTGAGGTGGAGGGAGAAAGGGAAGGAGAAGGCATATACTCTGGAGCAATAAACCCATTTGATGAGTACTGCGTTACAAGGATAAAATATGGTGATGAGATTCTCTGGGTATCCAGAGACGATTGGGAGTGTACACATGCAGAGATATACACGACAAAGGACAAGGTTCTCATCATGGCACAGTTTCAAAGGGGTGGAGAGATAGAGTGTGAAGCCGTAATAAGACGGCAAGAAGACGGAAGTTGGGAAGAGGTAGACATAGCTGAGTCCAGTAGACTCATCCTGGAGATAATGGTAGAAACGGAGATGCTACGTACTATGGTGAGAAGAAAACATCGCGGGATGTTGTATGATCCATTAAACTACTTTACAGACTTTGGGCAAACATCTGATCTGGAAAGGATTGACCCTAAGGAACTAAAGAGACCGTATAGActggaagaaatggaaaaaataaGAGCAGAGAAGGTAAACATGCTTGGCACATTTAAAATCGTAAAAAGAGATCTATTGGAATTTATACGACAAATGGGAGTAATGACCTTTATGCTAACTGTTGATGGAATATCGCAATTGGGAAGTATTGTGctatatggatataataCGGTTGTTGATTCAGTCGCTGCGATTACCAGGATAATCAGAAGACCATGA
- a CDS encoding hypothetical protein (encoded by transcript BEWA_027030A) gives MRALSLIYVYLLVGFRFCQGADPLFFDISSPDPSLAREYESTVDGVVYQSFFSTGLFFSKVVDGGVTLWEAKGEERCDVLFSSVGDGKSRAVLHVLAKGIPSRMLHYEKLDREWKLVTVRVKGVPESEEPVSPKEHAAELDFANLGCPLGGCSGSEAKPKVTLPPTESNNNGEDASENKVEGGTPDDEEESGESQPKEVDKEEPDQKSGDNAVEPVESESNPVIVDEERPKPQVPTESNEKEPEVSNESKESKPEVPELATEHIVKESEPVTKDEEESPRDSEKRSEDVQPEENEHVPTHDKELSKENLRGGTDTSQLPSQSASLEPEEPVIPFLDKIDTSLFNVEETEEGDVKVLKLAAKPSVKTTNLKYGEETVWEDNKKSCSSALLYLDGERLTLAVIKTKGRRSESTVYRHHDGKKWKKGNEGTHKNKLKELIDAAKKESPEAVKKEQGVPSAQQGQAQAKPVDKPVEAPSTQSAGNSSSLQSSNQDTFDLATQNSSSYRSSDVNINGVPAKVYVSTSGNAIKKVTNGKDVVWTATSKQTCLYCMAFQKDNNLNMAVVKIREDKNTKYLLIECSKGKWEVVTGYPIHTKVNALKKTADKITKFSLDISLAESNDNCTVENSEGSGIKTRIYAPKSGNAIDKVMDGNKVIGELHESYRCYLCELYSKGNISLLRVHTEAVVYDAYLCNYMNDGSGWTMIKEEKEFEKKLEELRSGALQQASTESSDPTSSVTPPSEGSDKSKEA, from the coding sequence ATGAGGGCTTTATCACTAATTTACGTATACCTCCTGGTTGGGTTTCGTTTTTGTCAGGGAGCTGATCCGTTATTCTTTGACATTTCTTCCCCCGATCCTTCCTTGGCTAGAGAGTATGAGAGTACTGTGGATGGAGTAGTTTATCAATCATTCTTCTCCACTGGATTATTCTTCAGCAAGGTAGTAGATGGTGGAGTCACTCTGTGGGAGGCCAAAGGAGAAGAGAGATGTGATGTACTATTCTCAAGTGTTGGAGATGGCAAAAGCCGAGCCGTTCTTCATGTATTGGCTAAAGGTATACCGTCCAGGATGTTGCATTATGAGAAACTAGACAGAGAATGGAAGCTTGTAACTGTAAGAGTTAAAGGAGTCCCAGAGTCAGAAGAACCAGTCTCTCCAAAGGAGCATGCAGCTGAGCTTGACTTTGCCAACCTTGGGTGCCCATTAGGAGGATGCTCAGGTTCAGAAGCTAAGCCAAAGGTCACTCTTCCTCCCACAGAATCTAACAATAATGGTGAAGATGCGAGTGAAAACAAGGTGGAAGGAGGTACTCCAGACGATGAGGAAGAGTCCGGTGAATCGCAACCTAAGGAAGTGGATAAAGAGGAGCCTGACCAGAAGTCTGGTGATAATGCAGTTGAACCCGTTGAGTCAGAGTCAAATCCGGTAATTGTAGATGAAGAAAGGCCAAAACCTCAAGTTCCTACAGAATCTAATGAGAAAGAACCAGAAGTATCTAATGAATCAAAGGAGTCCAAGCCAGAGGTCCCTGAGCTTGCCACTGAACATATTGTAAAAGAATCTGAACCAGTtacaaaagatgaagaagaatcaCCAAGAGATAGTGAGAAAAGATCTGAAGATGTTCAACCTGAGGAGAATGAACATGTGCCAACTCATGATAAAGAACTATCTAAAGAGAATCTTAGAGGTGGTACAGATACCTCCCAACTTCCATCACAATCAGCATCTCTAGAGCCAGAAGAACCTGTAATCCCTTTCCTGGACAAGATAGATACCTCCCTATTCAATGTTGAGGAGACAGAGGAAGGTGATGTTAAAGTTCTAAAGTTGGCAGCTAAACCAAGTGTTAAGACTACTAATCTTAAATATGGAGAAGAAACAGTCTGGGAAGATAATAAGAAATCCTGCTCCTCTGCTCTCTTGTATCTAGATGGAGAGCGACTTACACTGGCTGTTATAAAGACTAAAGGCCGGAGGAGTGAATCCACAGTTTACAGACACCATGATGGtaagaagtggaagaaaGGTAATGAAGGGACTCACAAGAACAAGCTAAAGGAGCTGATAGATGCCGCTAAAaaagaatctccagaagcGGTCAAGAAGGAACAGGGAGTTCCATCTGCTCAACAAGGACAAGCACAGGCTAAACCTGTTGATAAACCTGTAGAGGCTCCTTCTACCCAGTCAGCTGGAAACTCTTCTAGTCTCCAATCTTCAAATCAAGACACTTTTGATTTAGCAACACAGAACTCGTCGTCATACAGGTCATCTGATGTGAATATTAACGGAGTCCCCGCAAAAGTATATGTTTCTACATCTGGCAATGCAATTAAAAAAGTTACTAATGGGAAAGATGTTGTGTGGACTGCAACAAGCAAACAAACGTGTCTTTACTGTATGGCCTTTCAAAAGGACAATAACTTGAACATGGCAGTTGTTAAAATAAGAGAGGATAAGAATACTAAGTACTTACTTATCGAATGTAGCAAAGGTAAATGGGAAGTGGTCACTGGTTATCCCATTCACACTAAGGTCAATGCATTAAAGAAAACAGCTGACAAAATTACTAAATTCTCCCTTGACATTTCCTTGGCAGAAAGTAATGATAACTGCACAGTAGAGAATTCTGAAGGCAGTGGCATTAAGACTCGCATTTATGCCCCtaaatctggaaatgcTATAGATAAAGTTATGGATGGCAACAAAGTTATTGGTGAACTTCACGAGAGTTACAGATGTTACCTTTGTGAACTATACTCCAAGGGTAATATTTCATTGCTAAGAGTCCATACCGAGGCGGTAGTCTACGATGCTTATCTATGTAACTATATGAATGACGGTAGTGGATGGACTATGatcaaggaagaaaaggaatttgaaaagaaaCTAGAGGAATTAAGAAGTGGTGCATTACAACAAGCTTCCACAGAGTCTTCTGATCCTACTTCTAGTGTAACACCTCCTAGTGAAGGGTCTGATAAATCTAAGGAAGCttaa
- a CDS encoding signal peptide-containing protein (encoded by transcript BEWA_027040A), with amino-acid sequence MGGLTEKMKLLALPLLLSVCSLWAAQEESLANNLITDEQERFTLYKLTLVNVPDSVNAEDFNVDLIGTQFLLVKVANTTIEWRIRLHQDIPGDILFYPEYNAVVESCDKDVLDWVVTIRIPKYYELSPITYKVKTEL; translated from the exons ATGGGTGGATTGACGGAGAAAATGAAGCTGCTGGCTCTCCCGCTTCTCCTTTCAGTTTGCAGCTTATGGGCTGCACAGGAGGAGTCGCTGGCCAATAACTTGATAACTGACGAACAGGAGCGCTTTACGCTCTATAAACTGACCCTGGTGAATGTCCCAGATAGCGTCAACGCGGAGGACTTTAACGTTGACCTCATAGGAACGCAGTTTTTACTC GTAAAAGTGGCGAATACGACAATCGAGTGGAGAATACGCTTGCATCAG GACATTCCAGGGGACATTTTGTTTTACCCCgaatataatgcagttgtAGAATCTTGTGACAAGGATGTTCTGGACTGGGTAGTCACCATTCGAATACCAAAGTACTATGAGTTGTCACCAATTACCTACAAGGTGAAGACGGAGTTGTAA
- a CDS encoding 40S ribosomal protein S2, putative (encoded by transcript BEWA_027050A) codes for MAERGGFGSGFGRSRTGKRGGGRGRGGADDDLKNWVPVTKLGRLVHAGLISSIEEIYLHSIPIKEYQIVDYFFSPERSQHKLVDDVVKIVPVQKQTNAGQRTRFKAFVAVGDYNGHCGLGTKCAKEVATAIRGAIIAAKISLIPVRRGYWGNMIGEPHTVPMKVHGKCGSVRVRLVPAPRGTQIVGAPTTKKLLAFAGIKDCFSASSGSTKTRGNFLKAIFNALSCTYGYLTPDLWTKVALQQSVYEEYSSFLASAKAYAK; via the exons ATGGCAG AAAGAGGCGGTTTCGGCTCCGGATTCGGAAGATCCAGGACCGGCAAAAGAGGCGGCGGACG TGGAAGAGGCGGTGCTGACGATGATTTGAAAAACTGGGTCCCAGTGACAAAGTTGGGTCGTTTGGTCCATGCTGGACTTATATCGTCGATTGAGGAGATTTACCTCCATTCCATTCCAATCAAGGAGTACCAAATCGTAGACTATTTCTTCTCACCTGAAAGGTCACAACACAAGCTTGTTGACGATGTCGTAAAGATTGTTCCAGTACAAAAGCAGACAAATGCTGGTCAGCGTACTCGTTTCAAGGCCTTTGTAGCTGTCGGAGACTACAACGGACACTGCGGATTGGGCACAAAGTGCGCAAAGGAAGTTGCCACCGCCATCAGAGGCGCTATTATTGCCGCCAAGATTTCCCTCATCCCAGTCAGACGTGGATACTGGGGAAATATGATTGGCGAGCCTCACACTGTTCCAATGAAGGTCCATGGAAAGTGTGGTAGTGTCAGAGTCAGGCTTGTTCCTGCTCCCAGGGGTACTCAGATCGTCGGTGCTCCAACAACCAAGAAACTCTTGGCATTCGCTGGCATCAAGGATTGCTTCTCCGCATCCAGTGGATCCACCAAGACCAGGGGCAACTTCCTCAAGGCCATCTTCAACGCCCTCTCCTGCACATATGGATACCTCACTCCAGACTTGTGGACAAAGGTTGCCCTGCAACAGTCGGTGTACGAGGAGTACTCTAGCTTCTTGGCCTCCGCAAAGGCTTACGCCAAGTAA
- a CDS encoding hypothetical protein (encoded by transcript BEWA_027060A) yields MNGGVRLDLDPTKFNESYGDIKGSKNYSGVPEGYTSYKYANSGNSQAFVLFALLFKEKLLPGILQYPTSVISVRTYFDTSGTKLLLIYLTVSDGNHKYYLNPDTGEELENVIFTEFVSKNKETLSTPELTNVLYNITLYHGFNLIQFNIEHETETIKVIGGNSYLIFDLSKITSTYKSEVTQEQVTLSRAIKIDHTYSSIKHHTKYSSFYVKGIKLGNNSEYMKVKGGFPNDPLTEFNVYYTHDKYDPYLVTLKITFIGGAHIPSEYYLTKTKKEGTGEWDIRKVGSHIDKVGISKILRNISENNRLDVSSIEDSDLKNKLGDISKGLSIDLTLATDNIVGQTKSYNSEGIRIPYKKEKIENYWKVIHAYGMPSFILSGIQVSTNQFIEPGKLPPSGTLFAAFNVYYTGEDYKEPVIIEVICLYDKFENGSPRYTYYYSQEYYEDKWVGYFLTTTFKDIATDLLNVIEHVKKNNHRINLGNLGELNGQLTKYPPDKIEYGRNGITDIVFDLTKKPKGSNIESQTIYQSNINGVDVNLNLDRSSIPGYHRVKHYLPPDVGKSLSIGGIMLPSKTYMKVDKGFPNDHTMNFFAYYNKSDKTYDDPLLITLTISNVEADPESTPDIYLIVKTGKGTKWDVYLARKLEEDDDNNDLTAILQNASNRGFNFDELEEQVKGRLIKYTPVEHITSGKSTLRKVLEGFGGTTAGGLATAEAVNYTLNTGWSIFRRVTAIFTAAI; encoded by the coding sequence atgaatggTGGAGTCCGGTTAGATTTAGATCCTACCAAATTTAATGAATCTTATGGAGATATAAAAGGAAGTAAAAATTACAGTGGAGTTCCAGAAGGTTATACTTCTTACAAATATGCCAACTCTGGAAATTCTCAAGCATTTGTTCTTTTTGCTCTCTTGTTTAAGGAAAAATTACTACCTGGAATCTTACAATATCCGACCTCAGTTATATCTGTTAGAACATACTTTGACACTAGTGGGACAAAGCTTCTGCTAATATACCTTACTGTCTCTGACGGAAATCATAAATACTATCTGAATCCAGACACAGGAGAGGAACTTGAAAATGTTATTTTTACAGAATTTGTTTCTAAGAATAAAGAAACACTTAGTACCCCAGAGCTTACGAACGTACTCTATAACATAACTCTCTACCATGGATTCAACCTTATACAATTTAACATAGAACATGAAACTGAAACAATAAAAGTTATTGGGGGTAACAGTTATCTTATATTTGATCTTTCAAAAATAACTAGTACCTATAAATCTGAGGTTACTCAGGAACAAGTCACTCTATCACGTGCTATTAAAATAGATCATACATATTCCTCTATCAAACATCACACAAAGTATAGCAGTTTTTATGTCAAGGGTATTAAGCTTGGCAATAATAGTGAATATATGAAAGTGAAGGGAGGATTTCCTAACGATCCACTTACCGAATTTAATGTATACTACACCCATGATAAATATGATCCCTATTTAGTTACTCTTAAGATCACTTTTATAGGCGGTGCTCATATTCCCAGTGAGTACTATTTGACAAAAACTAAAAAGGAAGGCACTGGAGAGTGGGATATCAGAAAAGTGGGTTCACATATAGACAAAGTGGGAATCAGCAAGATACTCCGAAATATTTCAGAGAACAATAGACTTGATGTTTCTTCTATAGAAGATTCTGATCTTAAGAACAAACTTGGAGATATCAGCAAGGGTTTGTCTATTGATCTTACTCTGGCTACTGATAATATTGTGGGACAGACTAAATCATATAATTCAGAAGGAATACGCATTCCATACAAGAAAGAGAAAATTGAAAATTACTGGAAAGTTATACATGCATATGGCATGCCTAGTTTTATTCTAAGCGGTATCCAAGTTTCAACCAACCAGTTCATAGAACCTGGCAAACTTCCTCCATCTGGTACCTTATTTGCGGCATTTAATGTCTATTATACCGGAGAAGACTACAAGGAGCCTGTTATTATCGAAGTTATATGTCTGTACgataaatttgaaaatggtTCACCCAGATATACCTATTATTACTCCCAAGAATACTATGAAGACAAATGGGTAGGATATTTTCTCACTACAACGTTTAAGGATATCGCAACTGATCTGCTAAATGTCATTGAGCATGTTAAAAAGAATAACCACAGAATTAACCTTGGAAACCTTGGAGAACTTAATGGCCAACTTACCAAGTACCCACCAGATAAAATCGAATATGGTAGGAACGGGATAACTGACATCGTTTTTGACCTTACCAAAAAGCCGAAGGGTAGTAATATTGAATCTCAGACTATATATCAATCTAATATTAACGGTGTAGACGTTAATCTAAATCTTGACAGATCATCTATTCCCGGATACCATAGAGTCAAACATTATCTTCCTCCTGATGTTGGTAAATCCTTAAGCATTGGAGGTATAATGCTCCCAAGTAAGACTTATATGAAAGTAGATAAAGGATTTCCGAATGATCATACTATGAACTTTTTTGCATACTACAACAAAAGTGATAAAACATATGATGATCCTCTCCTTATAACACTTACAATCTCTAATGTAGAGGCAGATCCAGAGTCTACTCCTGACATATACCTGATTGTAAAAACTGGAAAAGGTACTAAATGGGACGTATATCTAGCCCGTAAATTggaagaggatgatgacAATAATGACCTTACAGCCATACTCCAAAACGCATCCAACAGAGGATTTAACTTTGATGAACTTGAAGAACAGGTAAAAGGTAGGCTCATAAAGTATACACCAGTTGAACATATTACTTCTGGAAAATCTACACTGCGAAAAGTTCTTGAAGGATTCGGAGGGACTACTGCAGGGGGCCTTGCTACTGCTGAAGCAGTAAACTATACACTTAACACTGGGTGGAGTATATTCAGAAGGGTAACCGCCATCTTCACTGCTGCCATATAG